Proteins from a genomic interval of Flammeovirgaceae bacterium SG7u.111:
- a CDS encoding NifB/NifX family molybdenum-iron cluster-binding protein has translation MKYAIAANDNKLDTFVAHHFGRCEWFCIYDDETKRSEFVENSARQKIENVGYEAASLLIEIGIKSAVSGRFGAKVIEAFRSHNVQMIIPETEKKIQEIIYQIK, from the coding sequence ATGAAGTATGCCATAGCAGCAAATGACAACAAGTTGGACACATTCGTAGCCCATCACTTTGGGCGGTGTGAGTGGTTTTGTATCTACGATGATGAAACCAAAAGAAGCGAATTTGTAGAAAACTCAGCCCGTCAGAAAATTGAGAATGTAGGATATGAAGCTGCATCTCTTTTAATTGAAATAGGGATAAAATCAGCCGTTTCAGGTCGTTTTGGAGCCAAAGTAATAGAAGCTTTCCGAAGCCATAATGTACAAATGATCATTCCCGAAACAGAAAAGAAAATTCAAGAAATCATTTACCAAATAAAATAA
- a CDS encoding amidohydrolase family protein has protein sequence MLFFRNTLAALALFLLLCFHVLAQESDYTLIKAKAIFDGKAFHENKVVLIKEDKIIAFDEASKIDVPKGCKVLDFPEGTLMPGMIEGHSHFLLHPYNETSWNDQVLKESYAERAIRGAVHAQKTLAAGFTTVRDLGSEGASYVDVGLKESIDKGIIPGPRMIVAGKAIVTTGSYGPKGFAEHVEVPLGAEPADGIDDLTRVVRDQIGHGADVVKVYADYRWGLHGTASATFTQKELELIVEVAQSSGRQVVAHASSEEGMRRAILAGVSTIEHGDGGTAVIFKLMKEHNVALCPTLAAGDAIMQYNGWKKGTDPEPERITNKKKSFKLALEAGVTIVAGGDVGVFPHGDNVRELEMMVDYGMLPLDVLKSVTSVNAETFEMDQFFGLVKPGLFADLIVVEGNPSEDISKLREIKLVMKGGEILGGKSK, from the coding sequence ATGCTATTTTTTAGAAATACCCTTGCCGCTCTAGCGCTTTTTTTATTACTCTGTTTTCATGTTCTAGCACAAGAATCAGACTATACGTTGATAAAAGCGAAAGCCATTTTTGATGGAAAAGCCTTTCATGAAAACAAAGTTGTACTGATAAAAGAAGATAAAATCATCGCCTTTGACGAAGCTTCGAAAATCGATGTTCCCAAAGGTTGCAAGGTGCTCGACTTCCCTGAGGGAACGTTGATGCCGGGCATGATCGAAGGACACTCCCATTTCCTGCTCCACCCCTATAATGAAACTTCTTGGAACGATCAGGTGCTGAAAGAATCTTACGCAGAAAGAGCCATCCGAGGAGCGGTTCATGCACAAAAAACCTTGGCTGCTGGCTTTACCACCGTTCGGGACTTGGGTTCGGAAGGAGCTTCCTATGTGGATGTGGGGCTGAAGGAAAGTATTGATAAAGGGATCATCCCTGGGCCGCGAATGATCGTGGCTGGCAAAGCGATCGTCACCACGGGAAGCTATGGCCCCAAAGGCTTTGCCGAGCACGTAGAAGTGCCCCTCGGCGCAGAACCTGCCGATGGCATCGACGATCTTACCAGAGTGGTGCGAGACCAAATTGGTCACGGAGCAGATGTGGTAAAAGTCTATGCAGATTACCGCTGGGGGTTACACGGGACGGCAAGCGCTACTTTCACTCAAAAAGAATTAGAGCTAATTGTTGAAGTTGCCCAAAGCAGCGGCAGGCAAGTAGTTGCACACGCATCCAGCGAAGAAGGGATGCGCCGAGCTATTTTAGCTGGAGTAAGCACCATTGAGCATGGCGATGGCGGTACGGCAGTCATTTTCAAACTAATGAAAGAACACAATGTCGCCTTGTGCCCTACCTTAGCGGCAGGCGATGCCATCATGCAATACAATGGCTGGAAGAAAGGAACCGACCCCGAACCTGAGCGAATTACTAATAAGAAGAAATCTTTTAAGCTAGCTCTTGAGGCGGGAGTAACGATAGTTGCCGGCGGCGATGTAGGTGTTTTCCCTCACGGAGATAATGTGCGGGAGTTGGAAATGATGGTGGACTATGGAATGCTGCCATTGGACGTTTTGAAATCTGTCACTTCCGTCAATGCAGAAACTTTCGAAATGGATCAGTTCTTCGGACTGGTAAAACCCGGGCTTTTTGCCGATTTAATTGTGGTTGAAGGAAATCCAAGCGAAGACATCAGCAAGCTAAGAGAAATCAAACTGGTGATGAAGGGAGGGGAGATTTTGGGAGGAAAATCAAAATGA
- a CDS encoding glycoside hydrolase 43 family protein, translating to MKKITIPLQGYFAWNQPILLFLLFTGLFTTEVAFSQVKQADTDGTWISDNGNGTFTNPLFYEEFSDPDMIRVGDDYYLTGTTMHTMPGLPVLHSKDLVNWELISYAAPRLDYVPRLTMENGEDFYGQGIWAPCIRFHQDTFYIFSNVNGYGTQIYYATDPKGPWEHKTMNAKLHDLTILFDDDGKIYAVWGYNEVKMVELTSDLMDVVPGTERVIIEGGSGAGEGSHIYKIDGKYYITNTNYDPVCYQVCLRSDNPYGPYEVNVMSAKENFGVAQRLRVFNTAGGPPYNIIGYPENHVGCIPMHQGGIVQIQSGEWWGWSMLDHNSIGRVTGISPVTWEDGWPYFGLPGNLTRNPRTWIKPNTGFTSEPKALFERDDNFSGTELKPIWQWNHTPVDKKWSLKKRKGYLRLSSLPSETFWHARNSLTQRAIGPESYATTKLEVGKLKEGDIAGLAILNLPYAWLGVAKTEDGLALQFYNQQEEKLITEEMPQEEIWLRVYGNFDTDISTFSYSFDGENFTEIGGEVLMPYQLRTFQGIRYTLFNYNTLGKAGGDADFDSFIVDEPRYKGLTRPIPYGKTISLESVADSTTLVNWRNHLRPVDLKSPFAQGNASHFKVLDRGNGRFALQSVANGRFVTVKGMAGMAEVRMEEEDQGDASTFQWEDTLTGDIMLLSLFNHRYVAVDPYAGNLCNANARGARPDHKAGACFSWKIVKE from the coding sequence ATGAAAAAAATCACCATCCCCCTACAAGGATATTTCGCCTGGAACCAACCCATTTTACTATTTCTCCTTTTTACAGGATTATTCACTACAGAAGTAGCTTTTTCGCAAGTAAAACAAGCCGATACAGACGGAACTTGGATATCTGATAATGGAAATGGGACATTTACCAACCCCTTGTTTTACGAAGAGTTTTCCGACCCGGATATGATCCGTGTAGGCGACGATTATTACCTCACGGGTACTACCATGCACACCATGCCAGGCCTGCCCGTCCTGCATTCCAAAGACTTGGTGAACTGGGAGCTGATTAGTTACGCAGCTCCTCGCTTAGATTATGTTCCAAGGTTAACTATGGAAAACGGTGAGGATTTTTATGGACAAGGCATTTGGGCGCCGTGTATCCGTTTTCACCAAGATACTTTTTACATTTTTTCGAATGTAAACGGCTACGGTACACAGATTTACTATGCAACCGACCCGAAAGGTCCATGGGAACACAAAACTATGAATGCCAAGTTGCATGACCTTACTATTCTTTTCGATGATGATGGAAAAATCTATGCCGTTTGGGGATACAACGAAGTGAAAATGGTGGAGCTTACCTCTGACCTAATGGACGTAGTCCCAGGTACGGAAAGAGTCATTATTGAAGGAGGAAGCGGTGCAGGCGAAGGAAGCCATATTTATAAGATAGATGGGAAGTATTATATCACGAATACGAACTACGATCCTGTTTGTTACCAGGTCTGCCTTCGATCAGATAACCCTTATGGACCTTATGAGGTAAATGTGATGAGTGCCAAGGAGAACTTTGGTGTAGCACAGCGTTTACGCGTTTTCAATACCGCAGGTGGCCCTCCTTATAATATTATCGGATACCCTGAAAATCATGTCGGTTGCATTCCCATGCACCAAGGCGGGATTGTTCAAATCCAGTCAGGAGAATGGTGGGGGTGGTCTATGTTGGATCATAATTCCATAGGCAGGGTTACGGGAATATCACCAGTGACTTGGGAAGATGGATGGCCATATTTTGGGCTTCCGGGCAACTTGACTAGAAATCCTAGAACTTGGATAAAACCCAATACAGGATTTACCTCTGAGCCAAAAGCGCTTTTCGAACGAGACGATAACTTTAGCGGCACAGAGCTGAAACCTATTTGGCAATGGAATCATACGCCAGTAGACAAGAAATGGTCGCTGAAGAAAAGGAAAGGCTATTTGCGCTTGTCTTCCCTTCCTTCGGAAACCTTTTGGCATGCACGAAATTCACTCACGCAGCGAGCAATCGGACCAGAATCCTATGCCACTACCAAGCTAGAGGTTGGCAAACTGAAAGAAGGGGATATTGCAGGGTTGGCCATCTTGAACTTGCCTTATGCTTGGTTGGGTGTTGCCAAAACCGAAGACGGATTAGCACTTCAGTTCTACAACCAACAAGAAGAAAAGTTGATTACGGAGGAAATGCCACAAGAGGAAATTTGGCTACGAGTTTATGGAAACTTTGATACTGATATTTCCACATTTAGCTACAGTTTTGATGGTGAAAACTTCACCGAAATAGGCGGCGAAGTACTGATGCCTTACCAGCTAAGAACTTTTCAAGGAATCCGTTATACGCTTTTCAATTACAACACTTTGGGCAAAGCAGGTGGCGATGCCGACTTCGATAGCTTTATAGTAGACGAACCTCGCTACAAAGGACTTACCCGGCCTATTCCTTATGGAAAAACAATCAGCCTAGAAAGTGTAGCCGATAGCACTACTTTGGTAAACTGGCGAAACCACCTCCGCCCAGTTGATCTGAAAAGCCCGTTTGCCCAAGGAAATGCCTCCCACTTTAAAGTGCTTGATCGAGGAAACGGACGCTTTGCCCTGCAATCGGTAGCAAATGGCAGGTTTGTAACTGTGAAGGGAATGGCAGGAATGGCCGAGGTACGTATGGAGGAAGAAGACCAAGGAGATGCTTCTACTTTTCAGTGGGAAGATACACTCACCGGGGACATTATGCTGTTATCACTGTTCAACCATCGCTATGTGGCGGTTGATCCGTATGCGGGCAACCTTTGCAATGCCAATGCCCGTGGCGCTCGCCCCGACCACAAGGCTGGCGCATGTTTTTCTTGGAAAATAGTGAAAGAATAA
- a CDS encoding NifB/NifX family molybdenum-iron cluster-binding protein, translating to MKVAVPTRNGQVEDHFGHCEAYGIFTVGSNNKVEHFEVFPSTQGCGCKSNIISLLKENEVSVMLAGNMGNGALTKLNNHGIDVYRGCSGDILQVVEFYLEGNIDDSGESCTQHEHHGKEHNCAH from the coding sequence ATGAAAGTAGCAGTTCCCACAAGAAATGGGCAAGTTGAAGATCATTTTGGCCATTGTGAAGCATACGGTATTTTCACCGTTGGCTCAAACAACAAAGTCGAGCACTTTGAGGTATTTCCGTCTACGCAAGGGTGTGGTTGCAAAAGCAATATCATATCGCTATTGAAAGAAAATGAGGTGAGCGTGATGCTTGCCGGAAACATGGGAAATGGAGCATTGACTAAGCTGAATAATCATGGAATAGATGTTTATCGGGGTTGTAGTGGAGATATACTTCAAGTAGTTGAGTTCTACCTAGAAGGGAATATCGATGATTCGGGAGAGAGCTGTACCCAACATGAACACCACGGCAAAGAGCACAACTGTGCGCATTAA
- a CDS encoding hotdog domain-containing protein, which produces MKEQIKLSETRQFKAVFPNTLNANETLFGGQALQWMDEVAYITATRFTRQRMFTVNTENIKFLKAVTPDSIVEVIGRVERAGSLKLKIKVEIFVEEMYGDNREKAIEGVFVFAALNEKRLPLRIDYAKVKNRVAHVN; this is translated from the coding sequence ATGAAAGAGCAAATAAAACTAAGTGAAACGCGCCAGTTTAAAGCTGTTTTTCCAAATACGCTTAATGCAAACGAAACACTATTTGGCGGTCAGGCGCTCCAGTGGATGGACGAAGTTGCCTACATAACAGCCACCCGGTTCACACGCCAACGAATGTTCACGGTCAATACTGAAAATATCAAGTTTTTGAAAGCGGTGACTCCTGATTCTATTGTGGAAGTAATAGGGCGAGTAGAAAGGGCTGGCTCATTAAAACTGAAAATAAAAGTAGAGATCTTTGTAGAAGAAATGTATGGTGACAACCGAGAAAAAGCCATAGAAGGGGTTTTCGTTTTTGCAGCCCTAAATGAAAAAAGGCTTCCCTTAAGAATTGACTATGCTAAGGTCAAAAATAGAGTAGCTCATGTGAACTAA
- a CDS encoding DUF6624 domain-containing protein, which yields MRKSKFLVLLVLFCNPLFGQVDFMKSDSLRQEALGLLMSKEYRKSAEKYKELLKDYEGYINKSDWYNTACCYALVGDVEKSFYHLLVLVEKNYKGYNHITTDSDLAILHSDKRWNDLISKIKANKEEAEKYYDKPLIAILDSIREEDQKYRRQMDEMRKEHGTDSEEWEVLIQNLQEADSLNFLKVSKILDERGWLGTSVIGEAGSVTLWLVIQHADQLPEKQRDYLKFLRVAAEKGEASLSNLAYLEDRVAKNFGNKQVYGTQITQDSISGEFYPYPMIDPENVDKRRMKVGVEPMGSYLEFWGATWDVDKYKKRMAELDAEKED from the coding sequence ATGAGGAAATCGAAATTTTTAGTACTGCTTGTTCTGTTTTGCAATCCACTTTTTGGGCAAGTCGATTTTATGAAATCTGATTCTTTAAGACAAGAAGCATTGGGTTTGCTGATGTCAAAGGAATATAGGAAATCTGCAGAAAAGTATAAGGAATTATTAAAGGATTATGAAGGATACATAAATAAATCTGATTGGTATAATACAGCTTGTTGTTATGCTTTGGTAGGAGATGTCGAAAAATCCTTTTATCATTTGTTAGTATTAGTTGAAAAAAACTACAAAGGTTATAATCATATTACAACTGATTCTGACTTAGCTATTCTTCATTCAGATAAACGTTGGAATGACTTGATATCCAAAATAAAAGCGAATAAAGAAGAAGCTGAAAAATACTATGATAAACCTTTAATAGCGATACTTGATTCCATTAGAGAGGAAGACCAAAAGTATAGGAGACAAATGGATGAAATGAGGAAGGAACATGGTACAGATTCTGAAGAATGGGAAGTACTTATTCAAAATCTCCAAGAAGCTGATTCTCTTAACTTCTTGAAGGTGTCGAAAATATTGGATGAACGAGGTTGGCTTGGGACAAGCGTCATAGGAGAGGCAGGTAGTGTTACTTTATGGTTAGTTATTCAGCATGCAGATCAACTCCCCGAAAAGCAGCGTGATTATTTAAAGTTTTTAAGAGTGGCAGCAGAAAAAGGGGAGGCGAGTCTATCCAATTTGGCTTATTTGGAAGATAGAGTAGCTAAGAATTTTGGCAATAAACAGGTGTATGGCACTCAAATAACACAAGATTCTATTTCGGGCGAATTCTATCCGTACCCAATGATAGATCCTGAAAATGTTGATAAAAGGCGCATGAAGGTGGGTGTAGAACCTATGGGAAGTTATTTGGAGTTTTGGGGAGCAACTTGGGATGTAGACAAATACAAAAAAAGAATGGCCGAGTTGGATGCGGAAAAAGAAGATTAA
- a CDS encoding DUF134 domain-containing protein yields MARIKKNRSVQMPPNFCGFRPEGGHSNNEKVVLVNFEEYEALKLCDYELLTQAEAAKLMAVSRPTFTRIYESVRRKIAQAFIEGSAIRFEGGNVDIASWYKCAACNITFTLVQNAPETCPFCKEKTITKAS; encoded by the coding sequence ATGGCACGCATTAAAAAGAATAGGTCGGTACAAATGCCTCCAAATTTCTGCGGTTTCAGACCAGAAGGGGGACATTCTAACAATGAAAAAGTTGTATTGGTCAACTTTGAAGAATACGAGGCATTGAAGCTTTGTGATTATGAATTGCTCACCCAAGCAGAAGCCGCAAAACTGATGGCCGTTTCCCGCCCTACATTCACGCGCATTTACGAAAGCGTGCGGCGTAAAATAGCACAAGCATTTATAGAAGGGAGCGCCATTCGGTTTGAAGGAGGAAATGTGGATATCGCTAGTTGGTATAAATGCGCAGCCTGCAACATCACTTTTACGCTGGTCCAAAATGCCCCAGAAACCTGCCCATTTTGCAAAGAAAAAACAATCACCAAAGCAAGCTGA
- a CDS encoding GH25 family lysozyme, which translates to MRKIIHIVVVIGILVLGYTYINHKATYEPEGISIDKEIYPVTGLDLSHHSGKVDFAKLKNDNIDFVYLKASEGADLKDKNLEKNYQSAHSNSVRIGFYHFFKFNTSPIKQAQFYLSVIEGKTYEMPLVIDVEDWGNNALKSQKQIRRAIEKFINYVEKQTGCKMIIYTNLLGFNSYIKGVSKNKIWLCSFRKDEKLSGKWLFWQHSHKGKLAYVEGWADINTFNGSREEFEVFLANYCN; encoded by the coding sequence ATGCGAAAGATTATACACATAGTGGTTGTCATAGGAATTCTCGTCTTAGGGTATACCTATATCAACCACAAGGCAACATATGAACCCGAGGGAATCTCTATCGACAAAGAAATCTACCCCGTTACTGGCCTAGATTTATCTCACCACTCTGGAAAAGTTGATTTTGCGAAGCTAAAAAACGACAACATCGATTTCGTCTATTTGAAGGCAAGTGAAGGAGCAGACCTAAAAGATAAAAACCTTGAAAAAAATTACCAATCAGCGCATAGCAATTCTGTAAGGATCGGGTTTTATCATTTCTTCAAATTTAATACATCTCCTATAAAACAAGCTCAGTTTTATTTGTCGGTAATAGAAGGTAAAACGTATGAAATGCCGCTGGTGATAGATGTTGAAGACTGGGGAAATAATGCATTGAAATCACAAAAACAAATTAGAAGAGCTATCGAAAAGTTCATCAATTATGTAGAAAAGCAAACGGGGTGTAAAATGATTATTTATACAAACTTGTTGGGCTTCAACTCCTATATAAAAGGTGTGAGTAAAAATAAAATATGGCTCTGCTCATTTCGAAAAGATGAGAAATTGAGTGGAAAGTGGCTGTTTTGGCAACATTCGCATAAAGGAAAATTAGCCTATGTAGAAGGTTGGGCAGATATAAACACGTTCAACGGCTCTAGGGAAGAGTTTGAAGTATTTCTAGCTAATTATTGTAATTAG